A region from the Phaenicophaeus curvirostris isolate KB17595 chromosome 3, BPBGC_Pcur_1.0, whole genome shotgun sequence genome encodes:
- the LOC138718694 gene encoding feather keratin-like, giving the protein MACNDLCRPCAPAPLANSCNEPCIRQCQDSSVVIQPPAVLVTLPGPILTSFPQSTAVGSSASAAVGSELSYQGVPVSNGAFGYGYGYGLGGLGCYGGRGLGWFGGRRGCYTC; this is encoded by the coding sequence atggcctgcaacgacctctgccgcccctgcgcacccgccccgctggccaacagctgcaacgagccctgcatcaggcagtgccaggactcctccgTCGTCATCCAGCCTCCTGCCGTGCTggtcaccctgccaggacccatcctcacctccttcccccagagcaccGCCGTCGGATCCTCCGCATCggctgccgtgggcagcgaactcagctaccagggagtgCCTGTCTCCAACGGGGCCTTCGGCTATGGCTACGGCTACGGCTTGGGAGGCCTGGGCTGCTATGGTGGCAGAGGTCTCGGCTGGTtcggtggcaggagaggctgctacACCTGCTAA
- the LOC138718695 gene encoding uncharacterized protein — protein MMSSSEIHIHTSSSTFLTRIEQWFVWLPAIAISSSQCTHKPHNKSVDTSSRGGHDIEELGQGKHTPPHDSPRWARTQLLPAKCTHAQSPSRPSRTTIKAGPAPLSLTTFSAHLLLCTQQGTLHTTPMACNDLCRPCAPAPLANSCNEPCVRQCQDSSVVIQPSTVLVTLPGPILTSFPQSTAVGSSASAAVGSELSYQGVPVSNGAFGYGYGYGLGGLGCYGGRGLGWFGGRRGCYPC, from the exons ATGATGTCCTCTTCAGAAATCCATATTCATACGTCCTCATCAACTTTTCTGACCAGGATTGAGCAGTGGTTTGTGTGGCTACCAGCAATTGCCATTTCCTCCTCACAATGCACCCACAAACCACACAACAAAAGTG TGGACACGTCCTCAAGAGGAGGACATGACATTGAAGAactggggcaaggaaaacacaccccacctcatgactcgccacgctgggccaggacacagctgctgcctgcaaaatgcactcacGCACAAAGCCCGTCCCGCCCCTCGCGCACCACCATAAAAGCTGGtccagcacctctctccctcacaacctTCTCTGCACACCTTCTCCTCTGCACTCAACAAG ggaccctccacaccacacccatggcctgcaacgacctctgccgcccctgcgcacccgccccgctggccaacagctgcaacgagccctgtgtcaggcagtgccaggactcctccgTCGTCATCCAGCCTTCCACCGTGCTggtcaccctgccaggacccatcctcacctccttcccccagagcaccGCCGTCGGATCCTCCGCATCggctgccgtgggcagcgaactcagctaccagggagtgCCAGTCTCCAACGGGGCCTTCGGCTACGGCTACGGCTACGGCTTGGGAGGTCTGGGCTGCTATGGTGGCAGAGGTCTCGGCTGGTtcggtggcaggagaggctgctacCCTTGCTAA
- the LOC138718697 gene encoding uncharacterized protein: MMSSSEIHIHTSSSTFLTRVEQWFVWLPAIAISSSQCTHKPHDKSVDTSSRGGHDIEERGQGKHTPPHDSPRWARTQLLPAKCTHAQSLSRPSRTTIKAGPAPLSLTTFSAHLLLCTQQGTLHTTPMACNDLCRPCAPAPLANSCNEPCVRQCQDSYVVIQPSTVLVTLPGPILTSFPQSTTVGSSASAAVGSELSYQGVPVSNGAFGYGYGYGLGFGYGYGYGLGGLGCYGGRGLGWFGGRSGCYPC; encoded by the exons ATGATGTCCTCTTCAGAAATCCATATTCATACGTCCTCATCAACTTTTCTGACCAGGGTTGAGCAGTGGTTTGTGTGGCTACCAGCAATTGCCATTTCCTCCTCACAATGCACCCACAAACCACACGACAAAAGTG TGGACACGTCCTCAAGAGGAGGACATGACATTGAAGAACGggggcaaggaaaacacaccccacctcatgactcgccacgctgggccaggacacagctgctgcctgcaaaatgcactcatGCACAAAGCCTGTCCCGCCCCTCGCGCACCACCATAAAAGCTggcccagcacctctctccctcacaacctTCTCTGCACACCTTCTCCTCTGCACTCAACAAG ggaccctccacaccacacccatggcctgcaacgacctctgccgcccctgcgcacccgccccgctggccaacagctgcaacgagccctgtgtcaggcagtgccaggactcctaCGTCGTCATCCAGCCTTCCACCGTGCTggtcaccctgccaggacccatcctcacctccttcccccagagcaccACCGTCGGATCCTCTGCATCggctgccgtgggcagcgaactcagctaccagggagtgCCTGTCTCCAACGGGGCCTTCGGCTATGGCTACGGCTACGGCTTGGG CTTCGGCTATGGCTACGGCTACGGCTTGGGAGGCCTGGGCTGCTATGGTGGCAGAGGTCTCGGCTGGTTCGGTGGCAGGAGCGGCTGCTACCCATGCTAA
- the LOC138718698 gene encoding feather keratin 4-like has product MPGIESISQVIYASHIFLSCLGARTLHTTPMACNDLCRPCAPAPLANSCNEPCVRQCQDSYVVIQPSTVQVTLPGPILTSFPQSTTVGSSASAAVGSELSYQGVPVSNGAFGYGYGYGLGGLGCYGGRGSSNRNQHNTKATVAIEVVGKTLQSPRMVYIPSHNNYREQSRDTSRT; this is encoded by the exons ATGCCAGGAATAGAG TCCATCTCGCAGGTCATTTATGCATCACatatatttttgtcttgtctAGGAGCAC ggaccctccacaccacacccatggcctgcaacgacctctgccgcccctgcgcacccgccccgctggccaacagctgcaacgagccctgtgtcaggcagtgccaggactcctaCGTCGTCATCCAGCCTTCCACCGTGCAggtcaccctgccaggacccatcctcacctccttcccccagagcaccACCGTCGGGTCCTCCGCATCggctgccgtgggcagcgaactcagctaccagggagtgCCTGTCTCCAACGGGGCCTTCGGCTACGGCTACGGCTACGGCTTGGGAGGTCTGGGCTGCTATGGTGGCAGAG GTTCTTCCAACCGCAACCAGCACAACACCAAGGCTACAGTGGCCATTGAGGTGGTTGGAAAGACGTTGCAATCTCCACGTATGGTTTATATCCCCAGCCACAACAACTatagagagcagagcagagacacttccagaacatga
- the LOC138718658 gene encoding feather keratin-like encodes MACNDLCRPCAPAPLANSCNEPCVRQCQDSSVVIQPSTVLVTLPGPILTSFPQSTTVGSSASAAVGSELSYQGVPVSNGAFGYGYGYGLGGLGCYGGRGLGWFGGRRGCYPC; translated from the coding sequence ATGGCCTGCAACGACCTCTGCCGCCCCTGTGCACccgccccgctggccaacagctgcaacgagccctgtgtcaggcagtgccaggactcctccgTCGTCATCCAGCCTTCCACCGTGCTggtcaccctgccaggacccatcctcacctcctttcCCCAGAGCACCACCGTCGGATCCTCTGCATCggctgccgtgggcagcgaactcagctaccagggagtgCCTGTCTCCAACGGGGCCTTCGGCTATGGCTACGGCTACGGCTTGGGAGGTCTGGGCTGCTATGGTGGCAGAGGTCTCGGCTGGTtcggtggcaggagaggctgctacCCATGCTAA
- the LOC138718699 gene encoding feather keratin-like encodes MACNDLCRPCAPAPLANSCNEPCVRQCQDSSVVIQPSTVLVTLPGPILTSFPQSTTVGSSASAAVGSELSYQGVPVSNGAFGYGYGYGLGGLGCYGGRGLGWFGGRRGCYPC; translated from the coding sequence atggcctgcaacgacctctgccgcccctgcgcacccgccccgctggccaacagctgcaacgagccctgtgtcaggcagtgccaggactcctccgTCGTCATCCAGCCTTCCACCGTGCTggtcaccctgccaggacccatcctcacctccttcccccagagcaccACCGTCGGATCCTCCGCATCggctgccgtgggcagcgaactcagctaccagggagtgCCTGTCTCCAACGGGGCCTTCGGCTATGGCTACGGCTACGGCTTGGGAGGCCTGGGCTGCTATGGTGGCAGAGGTCTCGGCTGGTtcggtggcaggagaggctgctacCCTTGCTAA
- the LOC138718659 gene encoding feather keratin-like: MACNDLCRPCAPAPLANSCNEPCVRQCQDSSVVIQPSTVLVTLPGPILTSFPQSTAVGSSASAAVGSELSYQGVPVSNGAFGYGYGYGLGGLGCYGGRGLGWFGGRRGCYPC; this comes from the coding sequence atggcctgcaacgacctctgccgcccctgcgcacccgccccgctggccaacagctgcaacgagccctgtgtcaggcagtgccaggactcctccgTCGTCATCCAGCCTTCCACCGTGCTggtcaccctgccaggacccatcctcacctccttcccccagagcaccGCCGTCGGATCCTCCGCATCggctgccgtgggcagcgaactcagctaccagggagtgCCAGTCTCCAACGGGGCCTTCGGCTACGGCTACGGCTACGGCTTGGGAGGTCTGGGCTGCTATGGTGGCAGAGGTCTCGGCTGGTtcggtggcaggagaggctgctacCCTTGCTAA